A DNA window from Betaproteobacteria bacterium contains the following coding sequences:
- a CDS encoding type II toxin-antitoxin system HicA family toxin translates to MTTFPAVTGKGLLSALAKAGFIVVRVKGSHHFLRNANGRTTVVPFHAGETIGPGLLSKILRDCELSREDTLRLL, encoded by the coding sequence ATGACCACTTTTCCCGCTGTTACAGGCAAAGGGCTGCTCTCTGCCTTGGCCAAAGCCGGTTTCATTGTCGTGCGCGTGAAGGGTAGTCATCATTTCCTTCGCAATGCAAATGGACGGACCACGGTCGTTCCTTTCCACGCTGGCGAAACAATTGGCCCCGGTCTGCTATCGAAAATTCTTCGTGATTGCGAATTGAGTCGTGAAGATACGCTCAGGTTATTGTGA
- a CDS encoding glycosyltransferase — protein sequence MQARPATICPSFGEGFDFSGVEAMRCGGAVVASDIPVHREVYADAAEYVSPDSTAELVTAIDEVIGQSNLQRRDELVAKGADVSAQYLPERILPKWNDFLRVNLTA from the coding sequence ATACAAGCACGCCCGGCGACGATTTGCCCTAGCTTTGGCGAGGGGTTTGATTTCTCCGGCGTTGAGGCAATGCGGTGCGGTGGCGCAGTGGTCGCCTCAGACATCCCGGTTCACCGGGAGGTTTATGCGGACGCCGCTGAATATGTTAGCCCGGATTCGACTGCCGAACTAGTTACTGCAATCGACGAAGTTATCGGTCAGTCGAACTTACAGCGACGAGATGAACTGGTGGCCAAGGGTGCTGACGTCTCCGCACAGTATTTGCCCGAAAGAATTCTGCCTAAATGGAACGATTTTCTTCGGGTGAACTTAACGGCCTAA
- a CDS encoding mannose-1-phosphate guanylyltransferase/mannose-6-phosphate isomerase, which yields MNLIPTILCGGAGSRLWPVSRETHPKPFIRLADGQSLLQKAFLRGATLANVTEVITVTNRELFFKTEDEYREVNKAKMPTSYILEPFGRNTAPAIAVATLHVAKTHGEDAILLVLPADHLIADLPAFAAAVAAAVKLAQAGSLVTFGIKPNIPETAYGYIQADGNRVVRFVEKPSLEIAKSYVESGDYLWNSGMFCFSAGAMLRGDERYCLREVLTATQACIALSRIAEGAAQGVEFAQMELDTDTFAKVPDISIDYAVMEKSKDVAVVPCQIGWSDIGSWDAVGELSAPDANGNRILGDAMLHDSTNNYIQSGARMVGAVGVDNLIIIDTPDALLVADRSRAQDVKHIYAALKAKGHESYKLHRTVYRPWGTYTVLEEGVGFKIKRIEVKPGASLSLQMHHHRNEHWIVVHGMAKIVNDIKDKLLNTNESTFIPAGHKHRLENPGLIDLVMIEVQSGEYLGEDDIVRFDDIYGRVQAAK from the coding sequence ATGAACCTCATTCCCACCATCCTCTGCGGCGGCGCCGGATCGCGCCTCTGGCCGGTTTCACGCGAGACTCATCCGAAGCCGTTTATTCGGCTGGCCGATGGCCAAAGTCTGCTGCAGAAGGCATTCCTGCGCGGCGCGACGCTGGCGAACGTGACCGAGGTGATCACAGTGACCAACCGGGAATTGTTCTTTAAGACCGAGGACGAGTATCGCGAAGTCAACAAAGCGAAGATGCCGACGTCGTACATTCTCGAACCGTTTGGCCGCAACACGGCGCCAGCCATCGCGGTGGCCACCCTCCACGTCGCCAAGACCCATGGCGAGGATGCAATCCTGCTGGTATTGCCGGCGGACCACCTGATCGCCGATCTGCCTGCCTTTGCCGCCGCCGTAGCCGCGGCGGTGAAGCTTGCGCAGGCCGGTAGCCTGGTGACCTTTGGCATCAAGCCCAACATCCCTGAGACCGCGTATGGGTACATCCAGGCGGACGGCAATCGCGTCGTGCGGTTCGTTGAAAAGCCATCGCTGGAGATCGCGAAATCCTACGTCGAATCCGGCGACTATCTGTGGAATTCCGGCATGTTCTGCTTCAGCGCAGGCGCGATGCTACGAGGAGATGAACGCTATTGCCTTCGGGAGGTGCTGACGGCCACACAAGCGTGCATCGCGCTCTCACGCATAGCAGAAGGCGCCGCGCAAGGCGTGGAATTTGCGCAAATGGAGCTGGATACCGACACCTTCGCGAAGGTGCCGGATATTTCGATCGACTATGCCGTCATGGAGAAATCAAAAGACGTGGCGGTGGTGCCCTGCCAGATTGGCTGGAGCGATATCGGCTCCTGGGATGCCGTGGGTGAGCTATCCGCGCCCGACGCCAATGGCAACCGCATCCTGGGCGATGCCATGCTGCACGATTCGACGAATAACTACATTCAAAGTGGCGCGCGCATGGTGGGCGCGGTCGGTGTCGATAACCTGATCATCATCGATACGCCCGACGCACTGCTGGTGGCGGACCGCAGCCGCGCGCAGGACGTGAAACACATCTACGCCGCACTCAAGGCCAAGGGGCACGAAAGCTACAAGCTGCACCGCACCGTGTATCGCCCGTGGGGAACTTACACGGTGCTTGAAGAAGGCGTCGGTTTCAAGATCAAGCGCATCGAGGTCAAACCCGGCGCGTCGCTATCGCTGCAGATGCATCACCACCGCAACGAACACTGGATCGTGGTGCATGGCATGGCCAAGATCGTCAACGACATCAAGGACAAGCTGCTCAACACCAACGAATCCACGTTCATCCCGGCCGGCCACAAACACCGGCTCGAAAACCCCGGACTGATTGACCTGGTGATGATTGAAGTGCAAAGCGGCGAATACCTGGGTGAAGATGACATCGTTCGGTTCGATGATATTTATGGGCGCGTGCAAGCGGCGAAGTAA
- a CDS encoding RnfH family protein — MSVLRVRVAWAEPESQGEIAVELPEPANVQMAIDAACQSVPGIATIAANAVAVGVWGKVRARDHWLRDGDRVEFYRALQADPKDARRANAKRSPDKTGKM, encoded by the coding sequence GTGAGCGTCTTGCGGGTGCGTGTAGCTTGGGCGGAGCCTGAATCGCAAGGCGAAATTGCCGTGGAATTGCCGGAACCCGCGAACGTGCAGATGGCCATTGATGCCGCATGTCAATCGGTGCCCGGGATCGCGACGATTGCGGCGAACGCGGTGGCTGTCGGCGTATGGGGCAAGGTACGTGCCCGCGATCATTGGCTGCGTGACGGCGATCGCGTCGAGTTCTATCGTGCACTGCAAGCCGACCCGAAAGATGCGCGTCGCGCCAACGCAAAACGCTCGCCGGATAAAACGGGAAAGATGTGA
- a CDS encoding methyltransferase domain-containing protein has protein sequence MNTDSAWEAWGQQDPYYGVITDPKFRKSTLTAEAKREFFDSGHAHAGYVMQMIRQHIDPNFKPQLVLDFGCGVGRLIVPFAKLAAEVVGLDVSSAMLLEAKKNCDEQGIDNVQLLVADDELLLLGRQFDLIHSYIVFQTFRPNGDERFLASCCATSRGRCRSNSLLLFQKSL, from the coding sequence ATGAATACGGATTCTGCATGGGAAGCGTGGGGGCAACAAGATCCCTACTACGGTGTCATCACTGATCCAAAGTTCCGGAAATCGACGTTGACGGCGGAAGCGAAAAGAGAGTTCTTCGACTCCGGGCACGCGCATGCAGGGTATGTGATGCAGATGATCAGGCAACACATCGATCCCAATTTTAAGCCACAACTTGTACTGGATTTTGGTTGCGGCGTTGGGCGGCTCATCGTACCTTTCGCAAAGCTGGCCGCAGAGGTTGTCGGATTGGACGTTTCAAGCGCCATGCTATTGGAAGCGAAGAAGAACTGCGATGAGCAAGGAATTGATAACGTGCAATTGCTTGTAGCAGATGACGAGCTTTTGCTGCTGGGGAGGCAATTTGACCTGATTCATTCGTATATTGTGTTCCAAACATTCCGCCCGAACGGGGACGAGCGATTTTTGGCAAGTTGCTGTGCCACATCCCGTGGGCGGTGTAGGAGCAATTCACTTCTCCTATTCCAAAAGTCATTATGA
- a CDS encoding type II toxin-antitoxin system HicB family antitoxin, which produces MTHQFDVVVERDSAGYFVASVPALPGCHSQAKSLDELMSRIREAIELCLEVQEQSFESLDFVGVQRVTVAA; this is translated from the coding sequence ATGACCCACCAATTTGATGTCGTGGTTGAGCGAGATTCAGCAGGCTATTTCGTTGCCTCTGTTCCCGCATTGCCGGGCTGTCATTCGCAGGCGAAATCTCTTGATGAGCTCATGTCGCGCATCCGCGAAGCCATCGAACTTTGCCTGGAAGTACAAGAGCAATCATTCGAAAGTCTTGATTTTGTGGGCGTTCAGCGCGTAACTGTCGCGGCATGA
- a CDS encoding type II toxin-antitoxin system RatA family toxin, translated as MAHVEKSALVPYSAAKMYELVDDCERYPEFLPWCGGAETPVRDQTRTLATIHIDYRGIRQSFTTENTKIENVEIQMNLREGPFSELEGKWRFQALSDSACKVSLTLDYGFSSTLLEKAVGPVFGMIANTMIERFVTRAEALYGDPV; from the coding sequence ATGGCCCACGTCGAAAAATCTGCCCTTGTTCCCTATTCCGCCGCCAAGATGTACGAATTGGTGGACGATTGCGAGCGCTATCCGGAATTCCTGCCATGGTGCGGCGGCGCCGAGACGCCCGTGCGCGATCAGACGCGAACGCTGGCGACCATCCATATCGACTATCGCGGGATCCGGCAGTCCTTCACGACCGAAAACACCAAAATCGAAAATGTCGAGATTCAAATGAATCTGCGTGAAGGGCCATTCAGCGAACTCGAAGGTAAATGGCGATTTCAGGCGTTGTCGGATTCGGCGTGCAAGGTGTCGCTGACGCTCGATTACGGATTTTCCAGTACGTTGCTGGAGAAAGCGGTCGGTCCCGTGTTCGGCATGATCGCCAACACTATGATCGAACGTTTCGTGACGCGGGCGGAAGCGCTGTACGGCGACCCGGTGTGA
- a CDS encoding ABC transporter ATP-binding protein — translation MISVENISKTYSTRFGPRTILDNVSFRLERGRNIGILGLNGAGKSTLIRLISGAEKPTSGHIQRGMSVSWPLAFGGAFQLLTGLDNLKFVCRIYGVDYKPLIPFVEDFTELGVYFREPVMHYSTGMLTRLAFALSMAIEFDCFLIDEAMVVGDVRFHEKCHIEMFQKRKDRAFILVTHDANVIKLYCERASVLHEGKLYPFDTVDEAYDFYNNRLKNLLPA, via the coding sequence ATGATCTCGGTTGAAAACATCAGCAAGACTTACTCCACGCGATTTGGCCCGCGGACGATTCTCGACAACGTAAGTTTTCGTCTGGAACGCGGCAGGAACATCGGCATCCTTGGGTTAAACGGTGCCGGCAAATCTACACTTATCCGTCTCATCAGTGGCGCGGAGAAGCCGACGTCCGGTCATATTCAACGCGGCATGAGCGTCTCCTGGCCGCTCGCGTTCGGCGGCGCATTTCAGCTTCTGACAGGCCTGGACAACCTGAAGTTCGTTTGCCGAATTTATGGCGTCGACTACAAGCCGCTCATTCCGTTCGTGGAGGACTTCACCGAGCTCGGCGTATATTTTCGCGAGCCGGTCATGCACTATTCAACCGGCATGCTGACCAGGCTGGCATTTGCGCTCTCGATGGCAATCGAATTCGATTGTTTCCTGATCGATGAGGCAATGGTGGTCGGCGACGTGCGCTTTCACGAAAAATGCCACATCGAAATGTTCCAAAAGCGCAAAGACCGGGCATTCATTCTCGTGACGCATGATGCCAATGTGATCAAGCTCTATTGCGAGCGGGCCAGCGTATTGCACGAAGGAAAGCTCTATCCATTTGATACCGTCGATGAGGCCTACGATTTTTATAACAATCGGCTCAAGAATCTCCTCCCGGCTTAA